DNA from Leptospira koniambonensis:
GCGGTCGGAGAAATTTTACTCTGCGATATACAATTAAACCAAGAGTTGAAAGGAACTTATAGAGCAGTTATCCGAAATATCACGAATACGGATAAAATGTTCCGGATCGGTTTACAATTCTTTAATTTAAACTCCAGAGAAGAGGAGATATTAAACCAATTTGTAGATTCAAGACTCGGGCCGGGAGAAGGTTCCCAAGCACCAGAATCAACTGTCCAAGATCCAGGCCCTCCTTCTGAAGAGGAATCCGAATCTGCTCCTGAAATGGAAACAGTTTCTGAAGAAGTGCCTGATATGGGTTTTGAAGGAGAAGAAGAGTCTGTCTAATTCTTCTACACAGGAAGGTCTTAAAACAAAGATTGGAAAAGAAGAGGCAGGCGCCAGGCTTGATGTGTTTCTTGCTTCCAGATTTACTTACCAATCCAGATCCAATTGGAGAAAAATATTAGAAGAAGGTAAAATACTAGTACAAGGAAAAGTCGCAAAACCTTCTTACTCCATCAAAGAAGGGGATGAGATACTTTATCTTCCTGGAGAAAGTTTCGAACCTCCCGTCCTAACCGACTTTAAAATTTTATATGAAGATTCTCGTTATATCGCAGTAGAAAAATCGGGAGATATCCCAATTCATAGCGCTGGAAGATATAGAAAGAATAATCTCACGGATTTGATCCAAGAAGATCCCCGTTTCGAAAAAATTTACACCATTCATAGACTGGACAGAGAAACTTCTGGAGTAGTTGTTTTTGGAAAAGATTCAGAAGCAGCTTCTAAATTGGCAGATCTATTTTCCAAAAGGAAAATAAATAAAACCTATATTGCATTTGTTTGGGGAAATTTTCCGACCAGATTTAGAGCGAAAGGATTTCTGATATCGGATCCTTCTTCTTTGGTCCGTAAAAAAAGAAAATTCGTATATGAGAGTGCTTTTCAAAAATTAGAAACTCCGGAAGAAGATTCAGAAACCTCCGAAACCAATTTTAGAAAAATTGGAGAAGGTACGTTTCAGGGAATGGTCTTTTCTATAGTGTATTGTTTTCCAAAAACCGGGAGACTTCATCAAATCAGGGCCACTCTATATTCTTTAGGATTTCCACTACTTGGAGATAAAATTTATGGAAAGGATGAGGGTGCTTTTCTGGAATTTATAGAAGGAAAAGATCCTGATTTGATTTCTAAACTCGGAATGAATAGACAGGCCTTACATTCCAGTTCTTTAAAATTTATTCATCCTTTTACTGGGATCAAAACAAAGATCAGATCTAATTTACCAGAGGATTTTCCGAAATGAATGAAAAACCAGGATTTTGGATTTCCTTATTTCCTCTTGGATTTTTGATCCTTTCTCTAAGTATCGCAGGATATTTATTCGGTGGTGGTATCGCAGAAGGACCTGCTCAAATTTTATTATTTAGTGCAGGCGCAATTTCTGCAGGAATTTCTAGACTCAGAGGAATTTCTTGGGAGAAGATAGAGAATACTGTTCTGGATTCTCTACGAAATGTTCTTCAACCAATACTCATTTTACTTTTAATCGGTGCGCTGATCGGGATTTGGATCCGTTCCGGGATTGTTCCTGCACTAATAGTTTGGGGATTGGAACTATTGAAGCCTGAGATATTTTTACCTTCTGCACTCATCTTATCTTCTGTTGTTTCTTTAGCCACAGGAAGTTCTTGGTCTACTGCAGGAACTATTGGTGTCGCATTGATCGGAGTCGGAGCAGGACTCGGAAAACCTTTGGGAATGGTGGCCGGAGCTGTAGTCTCAGGAGCCTACTTCGGAGACAAACTTTCTCCTTTTTCGGAAACTACAAATCTTGCATCTTCCATCACTGGGGTTTCACTTCTATCACATATACGTAATATGGCCAGGACCACATTACCTGCTTTCGGAATTTGTCTTTTGGTATTCGGGTTTTTGGGTTGGGGAGGAAGTCAGGGAGAAACAGAAACCGCAACTGGACCAGTGATCGCCGCACTAAAAGCGGAGTTTCATATTTCTTGGGTTTTACTTTTCCCGCCTTTACTTACATTTTTTCTCATCTATTTTAGAGTTTCTGCAATTCCTTCTATCTTCATTGGGATTTTGAGTGGAGGAGTTTGTTTTCTCCTGACCCAAACCAATATATATGCAAATTCTTTAAACTTTCAAGATGCTGCGTCTTCTGCTTTTAAAAATTTGGTCTCTGCCGCCTCGGAAGGTACAAAAGTAAAAACAGGACATATGGTCGTGGACGGATTATTATCCAGAGGCGGAATGTCTTCTATGCTTCCCACAGTATGGCTTATCATTTCTGCCATGTTTTATGCTGGGATCATGGAAGGTGGGGGAATGACCCAAGTTTTAGCAGACAAGGTTTTAAACTGGGCAAAGGCCAGAGGTTCTTTATTCGCAGCTACAGTCTTTACTTGTATGGGGACCAATTTATTCTGCGCGGACCAATATCTTGCGATTGTGGTCCCAGGTAAAATGTTCAAAGAAGCTTATACCAGAAGAGGACTGGATCCTAGAAATCTTTCTCGATGTTTAGAAGATTCCGGGACAATGACTTCTGCTTTAGTTCCTTGGAATTCCTGTGGTTCCTTTATGGCCACTGCATTAGGAGTTCCTACACTGGTGTATCTTCCTTACGCATTCTTAAATTTACTTTCTCCTTTGTTTTCTTTGGTTACTGGATGGACCGGTTGGGGCCTGGCGGGACAAGATCCTGGATCTAAAAAAGAGATTTCTTAAACTCTTTTTAGCTTTTAAGAAGAAGAAGGTTTCTATAACATTTGCTCGATTATAAATCTTAGAAAAATGCTTGTGTCGTTACAGCGATATGCGAAAATACTAAAAAAGTGAGCAAAAGCTCACATTTTGAAAAAGGCATGTCTTGGGTGAAATTCCGAGACACTTCGAATATGAGGAGAGGAGTTGCGATGCCTAAATTCCATTTAAAAGAAAGGTATATTCCCGTTATAGGCCTATTGGTCCTGGGAATTTTGATGGGAGCCTTCGCTTCTTCTTGCAGTAGCAAAGAGGGAGAGGCGGTAGAAGGTTTTGCCCATGTGGTAATGGTGGATAATGCATTTTCTCCCCCTATGCAAAAGATCCCAATCGGCGGTCAGATCGAATTTATAAATTCAGGGGCTAACCCCCATAATGCGATCGCAGTGGATAAGTCCTGGTCTACCGAAAAAAGTTTCGGTAATATCGTGATGCCAAGGGGCGCCAAGATAAAGATCAGTTATCCTAAGGAAGGAGTTTTTCCTTATTATTGTAGCTTCCACGCTTCTCCTGATGGAAAAAGCGGAATGGTTGCTGACATCGTAGTAGGAAATGCCGCTTATAATCCGGCTGCAAGAGCAGGTAAAGATTGGAAGGTCGCTGAAAAATTTTCAGGAACCACTCGTAAGGTTCCACAAATGTATCCTACTATCCAAAACGCAGTCGATGCTGCTTCTCCTGGAGATCTTATCCTGATCAGCGAAGGTATATATTACGAAGAAGTGGTGGTTACTACTCCTTCTCTTACCTTAAGAGGAACAGATAGGAACAAAGTAATCTTAGATGGTCAGTTCCAAAGAGCGAATGGTGTCATCGTAGTTGGGGCAAACGGTGTTGCAGTAGAGAATATGACTGCAAGGAACGCAACCTTAAACGGATTCTTTTGGACTGGTGTAAAAGGATATAGAGGTTCTTATCTCACCGCTTATAATAACGGAGACTACGGGATCTATGCATTCGATTCTGTGAACGGAGTATTAGAACATTCTTATGCTTCCGGATCTCCTGATGCTGGGATTTACGTAGGCCAATGTTATCCTTGTAAGGCAATTCTTTATAATGTGATCTCCGAGAATAGTGCTCTTGGTTATTCTGGAACGAACGCAGGAGGAGAATTATACATCCTCAGTTCTATATGGAGAAATAATATCGTAGGTTTAGGACCAAATTCCTTGGATAGGGAACTTCTTCCTCCGGAAAGAGAAACCTATATTATTGGGAATTTGATCTACGATAATAATAACCTGACTGCTCCTATCAAACCTTTGGAATATCCTACTTACGGAACAGGGATCTTGATTGCAGGTGGATTACATAACGTGATCAAAAATAATGTTGTGATCGGACATGATAACCACGGGATTGCGATCTTTCCGAATCTTGATGAGAATTTCTGGTTCTCTCATAGAAATATTGTGGAAGGGAACATTGTTCATTCTTCTGGTTTTGGAGACTTGACTCTTGCAGGGCCGATCAGCATTGGAAATTGTTTCTCAAATAATAAATTCCAAACTTCTGTTCCTCCTTTATTAGAAAAAACGAATTCTTGCGGTTCAGGGATCAGATTTCCAATGGGCGGAGAAATTTTCACGGCATATAATGCGCTTTCTTTGATGGTGGATGCAACTAATGGAATTTATCCAAGCGGAGATTGGAAGAACCAACCGATTCCAGCTCCTCAAGCAAATATTCCTGGAGGAGTTGCGGCCCAGGTCAAACCTGCTATTCATCCTTTTGAAGATTTCGGTTTAGATTTGGATAAGGTAAAACTTCCGGAAGAAGCTGCTAAGATCTTAGCGGAAAGAAAACCTAAGTTCGGAGACGTTCTGGGTGGATTCTCTGTACCTAAACCTTTGGATATCCAAATAGTGATTTTCCGTTGGTTCGGATATTTGCTTCCACTTCTTCTTTACGTATGCTTGGTCAGCTTAAGTGTTTATGATCTGGTCTCTAAATCAGAAATTAGCCCAGGCAAATACGTATGGTTGGCGTTCGTTTCCTTAGTGCCTTATATCGGAGGAGGAGCTTATCTTCTTTCAGGCAAATCTTCTTATCCTAAATACTTGAGATTTACTCTTGTGTTTGCAGGATTCGGAGCTTCTCTTGCCTTCATTCTCTACCTTGGATTCACCATCGTGGGGAACGTCGGAGCAGGTTGATCTCAGGAAACTTAATACATTACAATTTTAGAATATAATAAGGAGTTATTTATGGAAACTACTCAATTTTACGATCCAGGATTTTTTACCTTACTTTTCAACTTTTACGGATACTATATTTTCTACATTTTATTCGCATTATGGGCACCGTTGGCCCTGATCGATTTGTCTAAAAGAGACGATGTGGATCCTAAAAAAGGAAGTTTATGGACTGCTGCTATTATTCTTGTCCCTCTATTTGGGGCAGGAGCATATCATATAGTTGGCGGTTCTAAAATCCCATCTTGGGCAAAGAACAGTCTTGTATATGGAGGGATCGGACTTTTGGTTTTAACACTTCTGATCTCCACAATCGCAAGATTCTAATAAACGGAAAGGTAATATGAATCGGAAGGATTTCCTTCGTTGGTTAGGAATAGGCGGTGCCGGACTCGCAGCGGGTACTGGGATCGCCGGAATAACCTCAGGCAAAAAAGAAGATCCGCTTTGTAGGACAGGATCTTCTATTCCTGGGCAGATTCCTTCTATCCGACTACCAGGGTCCATAGGTGGGAATTCCTATGGAAGTATGATCCATCCTCCGATGTTCGCGGATGCCGCGTTCTTGTCTAGGATGGAATTACATAGTACGATTCCCCAGGCTCCTTCTGGTTCTAAATTTCGTTCCGAAGTCAATATTATAGAAATGCCATTGACTGTGGCCCATAATACAGTCGTGGATGCTTGGACCTTTGATGGTGTTGTTCCTGGAAAAGTAATACGCGCAAGACTCGGTCAGGAAATGGAACTCACTTTTAGGAACCATTCCAATCATCCCCACTCAGTCCATTTTCATGGTACTCATGATCCTCAGCAAGACGGCTGGGAGCCGATCGCTCCTGGGGCAGAGAGAATTTATAAAATTACTGCTGGTCCGATTGGTTTTCATCCTTACCATTGTCATGTTCCTCCTTTAGCGAGTCATATGTCCAAAGGTTTGTATGGCGGATTCATAGTTGATCCTCCAGGAGGAAGACCTCCTGCTTTGGAGTTCATGTTAATACTTGCTGGCTGGGATCTGAATGAAACAGGCCGAAATGATATCTATGCTTGGAATGGTATCGCAGGTTATTATGATCGTTTCCCGATCAAGGTTCCTGTTGGAAAAAAAGTAAGATTGTATATAGCAAATATGACTGAACATGATCCAGTTGCTTCTTTCCATCTTCATTCCCAAACATTCGATGTATATAGAACAGGGACCAAACTTGTACCTGATGAGCATACGGATGTGATCACTCTGGGACAAACGGAAAGAGCAATTGTAGAATTTACACTTACTAAAAGAGGAAGATATATGTTCCATCCTCACCAGACCCATATGGCGGATAGAGGAGCGATGGGCTGGATCGTAGCAGTATGAATTTTTTAAAATCAAATTATAAAAATATAATCTATTCTCTATTAATTCTGGGGGTCGGCTTTGGTGTGGGTTTTTATCTAAAGAAGAAACCTATTTCTAAATTCGCATCTGAAGGTCCTGTGGCAGAATGGAAAACTGCTATCCTAAAGGATACAGAAGGTAAGTCTGTTCGTCCTGCAGAATTAACTGGGAATTTGTTTGTTGTTTATTTTGGATTTTCCCATTGTCCTGATATGTGCCCAATGGCTTTGAATGATATAGAGAACGCATTCAAAACCTTAAAGGAAGATTCTGAAACAGTTACTCCTGTGTTTATCACAATCGATCCGGAAAGAGACACTCCAGAAGTATTAAGAAAATATATTTCTCATTTTCCTGGAAAAGAACTCGTAGCTTTAACTGGTGGAAAGGATCAGATCGGAGAGTTACAGAAAGGATTTGGAGTATACTCGCAAAAGACCCAAATTCCTAAAGGAAATGGAGAATATGGAATGGATCATACTCTCTTTATATACCTGGTAGATAGAACTGGAAATATACTAAGAGCTTATCCTACAGGCATTAAGGGAGAAGAGCTCGCAAAAGAGATCCGGGAATTATTGTAATCATTCTTTATCATAAAAAGCGAATACAACAGCAAGGATCACCAGAAAAAAACTAACTGCGTGATTCCATTTCATTTTTTCTTTTAATACCAGAATTGCAAATCCAACAAAAATAGTGATCGTGATCACTTCTTGTAAGATCTTGAGTTGGAAACCACTTAATCCATCTTCTGCATATCCGATCCGATTTGCAGGAACCATCAGACAATATTCTAAAAACGCAATCCCCCAAGAGATCAGGATCGTTTTCCAAAGTGGAAAGTCCTTAAAGAACTTTAAATGACCATACCAGGCAAAGGTCATGAATAAATTGGAAAGAGTGAGTAATACAAAAGTCCTCATAAATCCAGGAAACCCGAATGGAAGAATAGAGGCAAAAAAAAACCGGGCGGATGCCCGGTTATCAAGTAAGGATTTGCTGAAAAACAATTAGTTAGTTTTTACCTCTATCTTTTTACTCAGAGGTTTCTTCCTTGGAAGTTTGAGTTGTAGAACCCCATTTTTGAGAATAGCGGAAATTTTATCCTCTTCCACCGGCTCAGATATGAGGAAGGTCCTTTTATAATCTCCAGTTCCGTATTCCGAATATCTTAAGTTTCCTTTCGGTTCAGAAACACTGGTCTTCGCGGAGATCCTAAGCTCGTCCTTTTCCAAAGAAATTTCAAGATCGGATTCTTTTACACCTGGAAGATCCAGGACAAGAAGATGTTCTTCTTCATTTGAATAAAGATCTGTAGAAGGAGTGTAGATCGCTCTCGGCCTTTGGGTTTTCTCTTGTTCTGTTGTGATATTTTCTTCTGATTTTAGTAATTCTGATACGCTCATTTTTTTTCTCCTTATGCCTTTGCTTCGATACGGATCTTTCTTGGTTTTTCGCTTTCCAGAATTGGAAGAGCTAAGGTTAAAACTCCGTCTTTCACGGACGCTTCTACTTTTTCTGAATCTACCGCAACTGGCAGTTCTAGTCTACGCTGGAATTTTCCTCTGGCTCTTTCTATCCTACGAGGTTTATCTTGTGTGTATTCCTTCCATTCACCTGAGATGGTGAGAAGGTTATGAGCCACTGTGATATCCAGATCTTCTGGAGAAAGACCAGGAACCTCTGCAGTCACTGTTATTTTGTCTTGGTCTGTATAAACATTTAGCGCAGGATATACCTGTCCGCCTTCCCAGACTGGATCGAATAAATTATGGAATCTATTTTGAATTCTTCTTACTTCGCTAAAAAAATTTGGGTTTCTCATCATTTGCCTCCTGGGCTCATTTAGCACTTTAATGATTAGAGTGCTAAATTTGCAAAAAGGTTCCATCAATTTTTATAAAATTTAGCACTTTTTTGTAAAGAGTGCTAAAGGGTAGAAGTGCCCATATTTTTTCAGGAATCGGCTGATTCTGGCCAAAAACAAGCTTTAGGGAGGAAAAAAGAAGATATTCCTTTTCTGGTTCAAGGGGAAGATTAGCCGAAATTTTAGGCTTCTTAGGCGATTCCTCGGACCAGAAAGGAGAAATTTTGAATTCGGAACCCAATCTGAAAAAGAACAGAATACTTTTGATCCGCTGCAAAGATGAAGCGGGGCTGATCCATCGTATCACAGGATTTTTAGCAAATATCGGTGCCAATATTGTAGGGAACCAAGAGTTCGTAGAGCCCTTAGAAAAGGTATTCTTCATGAGAACCGAATACTCTTTAGAGAACAGCTCAAAAGAAGAAGGTCTCATCTCCGAACTTGCAAAAATCCTTCCTAAAGATGCTGAGCTTACTTTATCCAACCCAAGGCTTCCTAAGGTAGTTTTACTCGCTACTAAAGAGCCTCATTGTTTGGGAGATATTCTTCTTCGTTGGAGATACGGAGAATTGCCCATGGAACTTTTGGGAGTGGTTTCCAATCACGAAATTTTAGAGGATCTTGTCCGGGATTTTAAACTTCCTTTTCATTGTATTTCCAGCGAAGGGATGAGTAGAGAAGAACATGAAAACCAATTGGATTCATATCTGAAGGAGCTCCAACCAGATTGGATCGTTCTCGCAAAATACATGAGGATACTTACTTCTGATTTTGTAAAAAAATGGGAGCATCGTATATTAAATATCCATCATTCGTTTTTACCTGCGTTCGTAGGGGCAAAGCCGTACGAACAAGCATATAAACGTGGAGTTAAGATCATAGGTGGAACAGCTCATATAGTGACAGAAAATCTGGATGAGGGGCCAATCTTAGTCCAAGATGTTTGTCATGTGGATCATGGTTATTCCCCTGAACGTTTGGTTTTATACGGAAGGGATCTGGAGAAGGTAGTCTTGTCCAAGGCTCTTCGCCTGCTTTTGGAAGATAGAGTGATGATCTTTCAAAACAGAACTATTATTTTTGAATAGGTTAGAAATGAAAAGAATATTAGGTTTTTAGAACATACATGAAATTAAAATACATCGGCTTTATTTTTTCGATACTACTTGCTTGTGTTCCTCCGTTATTTTCCTTTTACGGTTACGTTCCTCCTTCTGTGGGAGGGATGTTTTTTATTTTTCTGATCTCAGCAGGATTATGGATTTTTGAAATTATTCCAGGTCATGCCACTTCTATTTTGATCATATTTTCAGAGATCATCCTATTTTCTAATCCTGGTAAATGGGAATTTTTAAAACAGTATGCAGGGCCTGGAAAGGCGACTCCTCCTGCAGTATTTTTAGCATCACTTGCGGATTCAGCAGTTGTTTTATTTTTAGGAAGTTTTGCATTAGCCAAGTCCTGCGTAAAAGTAGGTGTGGATCGCTGGCTTGCGAATCGAGTTTTGCCTTATTTCGGAACTTCTCCCAAATATGTTCTGCTTGGGCTTATGTGTATCACTGCTACAATTTCTCTTTGGATGAGTAATACTGCTACGGCTTCTTTGATGATCGCATTGGTATTTCCATTACTCATGGTTTTGGATAAGAATGAAAAATTTAGAAAAGCAGTTTTGATCGGAATTCCATTTGCTGCAAATTTAGGAGGGATTGGAACTCCAATCGGTTCTCCTCCCAATGTGATCGCATTTGCAAATTTAAAAAACCAAGGGTATGGGGATTTTATTTCTTTCGGGACCTGGATGCTTCTTGCAGTTCCTCTTTTGATCATTTTACTTTTTGCGGCATGGTTTTGGCTTCTTCGTACATTTCCTGCGAGTGAAGGTTTAACTCTTTCTCTTCGTTATGAAACCATTTCCGAAGAGGGTTCCGAGAAAAAATTGAGATTTGTTTTGTTTGGTTTTTTGGCTACTGTACTTCTATGGTTGACTGAGTCATTTCATGGAATCCCTGCAGGAGTTGTGGCTTTATTTCCACTTCTTCTTTTTACTTCTTTTGGAATATTAGAATCTAATGATTTACGTTCTTTGGAATGGGATGTTTTGATCTTAGTTGCAGGAGGGATCGCTCTTGGAACAGGAATAGAAAAAAGTGGGGCAGGGATCTGGTTTGGTGAATTGATCGGTAAACAAGCGGGTCCAGGAGAAAGTCTTTGGGTGCTTGGGATCTTCTTCTCTATCGGACTTTTTCTTTCTACATTCTTATCTAATACTGCTACTGCAAATCTTCTGGTTCCTTTGGCTCTTCCTGTGGCTGCACTTTTGCTTCCTGGAAATGAATCTTACGCGATCCAATTAGTTTTAGGATCTGCGTTAGGTGCTTCTCTTGCGATGTCTTTACCTGTATCTACTCCTCCGAATGCAGTGGCTTATGCTGTAGGAGGTTTTGAGATCAAAGATATGGCTAAGGTCGGTGTGAGGATCGGGATCTTCGGTCTAATACTTGTTCTTTTGGGATTTTTGATCTTTAAATAATAGATCCTGAAAATTCATCCACGGAATGCTATTAATTCGGAATGGATGATAAAAAATGGGGAATGAATCTATACTGCGTTAGGCGAAAAGAATTCGAAAATTCATCGGTCTGAATGTTACTTAAGGTATGAACTTCTCCCTTAGAAGATTTAATATTTCCATTCTATTTTTTCTTATTCTTTCTTGTTCCTCCTCGGACCAATCCATTCCGTCTGAATTAGTTTTGCTTTTTGGAGGAGCTACAGAGAATTCAAATCCTTCTCCTCCTGATCCCCAAAAACCTTGGCCTAAATTTTTAGGAGTTTTTGGTAAAATGACTTTCGCGAGTGGCGCTAACGTAGATCCCGATGGAAATATAATAGCTACCGGATTTACAGAAGGGAATTTGGGCGGGCAACCTATGCTCGGCAAAATGGATTCTTATATTACGAAATACGATGAAGAAGGCAAAAAACTTTGGACGAGACATTTAGGCGGAGGTCCTAAAGACTTTTCTAAAGGAAGTACTTATGGTCTTGCCGTAAAAACAGACAAGGACGGAAATATTCTAAGTACAGGAATGACTGTCGTGGAGAAATTAGACGGCCAGAATAAAATTGGATTCCAAGATGCTTATTTAGCGAAATATGATAAAGACGGAAACAAAAAATGGACTAGAATGATTGGTGGAGGAAGTAACACCGATTTTCATTTTGGAACTTCTGCAGGAAGAGGTGTTACCTCTGATCAGTTTGGAAATATTTATGTGAATGGAACTACAAATGCGGATACATTTTTTGGCGAAACAAATCCCGGCGGACAGAATGGATATTTTATAGTTAAATATGACCCGGACGGAAACCAAGTATGGGCAAGAATGGCTCGCAATACCAATCCGGATAATCATGAATCGATCGCAGGAGATCTTACAATAGATTCGAATGGAGAAATTTATTTTGTAGGAGCTGCTCAAGGCGGTTTTGATAATCAGACTGAGATCGGGATAGAAGACGCTCTTCTAATTAAGTATGATTCTGACGGAAATAAACTTTGGGTCCGGTTATTAGGAGTTCCTGGTCAAATTTCAGTTGCGAATGAAGTTAGCATAGATACGGATCGAAACATTTACATAGTAGGGATTACGTCCGGAGAGCTGGATGGTCAAACGCCGATTGGAACAACTGACACTTTTATAGTAAAATACGATAAAGATGGAAACAAATTGTGGACCAGACTTATTGGAAATCCAGATTATTCCAGTTTTTTCAGATCAGAAACCCAAGGTTTCGGAATTACTGTGGATCCGAATGGGAATTCGTATATCGCAGGAACAATCTCTGCGGTAAAAATACTTTTTACTAATTCGATCAATAGTGCATTCGCAGCAAAATTCGACACGAATGGGAATTTAATCTGGTCGAATTTGAAATATATGGAAAAGGACACTAAATGTGAGGTCCGCGCCCAAGATGTAGTCTTAGGTTTGAATGATTCCTTTTTTGTAGTAGGTTACACTTCCTGTCTTTTGAATATAATAGATCCTGTGAATGGTATCAATAGCCTGTTTATTTCTAAAGAAACTCCTTAAGTATTTTATTTCCGAAAACGAATCGGGACTTAAAACTGTCCCGAAACATGTTGTTTTTTCGAAAACACCTCATTATTAGGATTCGGATACTTTTCTATTTTCCGTTTTTACTCACGTTTGCCTGCGCAGGGGTCCCCGAAATTTCTTCCGGTTCTGAAAAACCTCCGGAATCACAGGCAAGTATAGTAGATAAGATAGAAACCCAAATAGAAAAGTTGTTTGGGAAAGA
Protein-coding regions in this window:
- a CDS encoding SLC13 family permease, with protein sequence MKLKYIGFIFSILLACVPPLFSFYGYVPPSVGGMFFIFLISAGLWIFEIIPGHATSILIIFSEIILFSNPGKWEFLKQYAGPGKATPPAVFLASLADSAVVLFLGSFALAKSCVKVGVDRWLANRVLPYFGTSPKYVLLGLMCITATISLWMSNTATASLMIALVFPLLMVLDKNEKFRKAVLIGIPFAANLGGIGTPIGSPPNVIAFANLKNQGYGDFISFGTWMLLAVPLLIILLFAAWFWLLRTFPASEGLTLSLRYETISEEGSEKKLRFVLFGFLATVLLWLTESFHGIPAGVVALFPLLLFTSFGILESNDLRSLEWDVLILVAGGIALGTGIEKSGAGIWFGELIGKQAGPGESLWVLGIFFSIGLFLSTFLSNTATANLLVPLALPVAALLLPGNESYAIQLVLGSALGASLAMSLPVSTPPNAVAYAVGGFEIKDMAKVGVRIGIFGLILVLLGFLIFK
- a CDS encoding SBBP repeat-containing protein, producing the protein MNFSLRRFNISILFFLILSCSSSDQSIPSELVLLFGGATENSNPSPPDPQKPWPKFLGVFGKMTFASGANVDPDGNIIATGFTEGNLGGQPMLGKMDSYITKYDEEGKKLWTRHLGGGPKDFSKGSTYGLAVKTDKDGNILSTGMTVVEKLDGQNKIGFQDAYLAKYDKDGNKKWTRMIGGGSNTDFHFGTSAGRGVTSDQFGNIYVNGTTNADTFFGETNPGGQNGYFIVKYDPDGNQVWARMARNTNPDNHESIAGDLTIDSNGEIYFVGAAQGGFDNQTEIGIEDALLIKYDSDGNKLWVRLLGVPGQISVANEVSIDTDRNIYIVGITSGELDGQTPIGTTDTFIVKYDKDGNKLWTRLIGNPDYSSFFRSETQGFGITVDPNGNSYIAGTISAVKILFTNSINSAFAAKFDTNGNLIWSNLKYMEKDTKCEVRAQDVVLGLNDSFFVVGYTSCLLNIIDPVNGINSLFISKETP